In Pseudoalteromonas sp. MM1, a single window of DNA contains:
- the astA gene encoding arginine N-succinyltransferase — protein sequence MMILRPIQQNDYAALLKIAHESGHGFTSLPLNEELLQKKIDHSVSSFAKQTSQPGDEGYLFVLEDTETGEVVGTSAIEAAVGLDDAFYHYHLSKVIHSSRTLDVYKAVDILTLCNDYTGATELCTLFLKDGYRKNCNGKLLSKARFMFIKQHEQRFAQTVIAEMRGVSDKNGSSPFWQWLEEHFFSMDFPTADYLTGIGQKVFIAELMPKYPIYVNLLSKDAQAVIGKVHDNTRPAIELLKNEGFTFNGYVDIFDAGPTVEAKVDNIATIRNAKDFTVEIGEVSGDTMVLLANGKLEDYRATVAALSFDERANSLVLSQQIADALQLQSGDTVSATPV from the coding sequence ATGATGATCCTTCGCCCAATCCAGCAAAATGATTACGCAGCGTTATTAAAAATTGCCCACGAATCGGGCCATGGTTTTACATCTTTGCCGTTAAACGAAGAGTTACTGCAAAAGAAAATTGACCATTCTGTAAGCTCATTTGCTAAACAAACGTCACAACCTGGTGACGAAGGCTACCTGTTTGTTCTTGAAGATACCGAAACCGGTGAAGTAGTCGGTACTTCAGCTATTGAGGCTGCTGTAGGGCTTGATGATGCATTTTATCATTACCACTTAAGCAAAGTGATTCATTCATCACGTACACTAGATGTATACAAAGCGGTTGATATTTTAACTCTATGTAATGACTACACCGGTGCAACAGAACTATGTACCTTATTTTTGAAAGATGGCTATCGTAAAAACTGTAACGGTAAACTGCTTTCAAAAGCGCGCTTTATGTTTATAAAACAACATGAGCAGCGTTTTGCACAAACAGTAATAGCAGAAATGCGCGGCGTGTCTGACAAAAACGGCAGCAGCCCGTTTTGGCAGTGGCTAGAAGAGCACTTTTTCTCAATGGACTTTCCTACCGCTGATTACCTAACAGGTATAGGCCAAAAAGTGTTTATTGCTGAGCTAATGCCAAAATACCCAATTTACGTAAACTTGCTAAGCAAAGATGCGCAAGCGGTGATTGGTAAAGTACACGACAACACGCGCCCAGCGATTGAGCTATTAAAAAATGAAGGATTTACCTTCAATGGCTACGTCGATATTTTTGATGCGGGCCCAACAGTAGAAGCAAAAGTAGATAACATCGCCACTATTCGTAATGCGAAAGACTTTACCGTAGAAATAGGCGAAGTATCGGGCGATACCATGGTACTGCTTGCTAACGGCAAGTTAGAAGATTATCGTGCAACCGTTGCAGCGCTTAGCTTTGATGAGCGTGCAAACTCTCTTGTTTTATCGCAACAAATAGCCGATGCCCTACAGCTTCAATCGGGCGATACCGTAAGCGCAACCCCA